TGGTTTAGACACTTCATAAAATGGTGATAAAAATATATCAACATCGTATTCTTTAAAGAATCTGAGGAGAAGAGATGCTGAAAAAACACAATCTATTGTTGGCGCATATAAAATATAAAGTCCTTTGAACTGTTTAGCTAAAGCTATTAATTCTTTGAATTGCCTAGGCACAATAAAACGCCCTTTTCTTTTCACTCTCCTTGTATACAGTTTCTATTTCTTAGTTTTAAAAACCTATTCCATTTTCATATTCTCACTTCATAATTTATTTTTACTTAATAGACAGATCCAAATTCATAACTATTTTGAACTAGAATTCAATAATTGATACATGGGCTAAATAAGCAAATAATGAACTGAAATCAGAACAAGCTATGTAAGGTAAAATGGATTTACTGTGACTGTGATTCTGATGATGTTGCAGTGGAGCTGCTTTGTAATACCCCTCCAAGATATTGAGCAACTAATAGTTTTGCTCTTTCTGGGTCATATTCAAAATCTGGAGGTAATTTACCAACACGCTTATAATATTTTATCAATGCTTTAATTTTAGACTCCGTTTCTATTAACCCCCTCTTACTTGCATAATCCTTTGGCTGCTCAGATAAGTGTCTTCTTAAATTAACAGCTTTTGCCATTAATCTCAGCAAGTCTTCTGGAACCGGCAATGCCACACCATGTTTCTCAAGAATTTTTGTTAATTTCATACCTGTAATACTCTTAACCAAGGGAACACCATATTGATCTCTTAAAATAATTCCAATCATAGATGGGGTGTAACCAATTTTAGCTAACTCAACAACTATAGCTTCAATTTCATCAGGAGTATATCTAACCCATTTCGGAGGTCCAAGTCTAGCAGGTCTAGTTGAATGCGATTCTCCTTTATCTCTTTTTTTCCCTGCCATGCACTATTCACACAGTAAATACATGATCTTCCTAAAGATATGAATTACACACTCTTATAAATTTTTCTATAGAGTTCTTCATCTAATATCAACATTCTAACCTCTTTTCAGTCCTCAATGATAAAACTTTCAATTGTAAAAAGAAGAAATATTAGCTACAAACAGATTTGTTGCTTACACAAAATCTCTGTAACCATAACCCAAGCTCTTTGAATGCTTTACCTCGATGTGAATATCTATTCTTTTCCTCTATACTCATTTCAGCAAATGTTTTTGTAGAACCTACAGGAATGAATATTGGATCATAGCCAAATCCCTTATCCCCTCTTATCTCAAAGGATATAAGCCCTTCTGTAACACCTTTGAATAGGTGAATAACATTATTAGAAAGCGCTAATGCAACTACTGCAACAAATCTTGCTTTTCTAAGCTCAATTTCTTTATAGTCTTCAAGTAGTTTTAGTATACCCTTCAGCCCAATTGTTTTATAAACATAGCTACTGTATGGACCAGGAAATCCATTTAGAACGTTTATAAAAAGTCCAGAATCTTCAACAACAACTGGTTTCTTAATCTCTTGATAAGCATTTTGTGCAGCAATTCTTGCTATCTCATCCAATGACTCATGCTGAATCTCAATCTTCTTAACATTTATGGGTTTAATAACAATTCCAAATTCCTTAAGTATTGCCTCGGCTTCTCTAACTTTATTCATGTTATTAGTTACAAAAAAGATCTCCATAATAATCAAAACCTCATTCATTCAAAGATTGAATCACATTTTAAATTTTAATTCTATTTGAAATTCAAAAGTAGATCACCTCAACTCACAGCACAAACCTTAGTTAATAACATCAGAAATCTTAATACATTCAATTATTACATGTGATTACTTATTGATTAATCTATAATTATGTAACCCACTCACTTCTAAGTTTTCTTTCAGCAATGTACCTACCTCTCAACCTAATATTTTTCACAGTATTAATAATCTTGTTTGCAAAATTTTCATTAACAGCATCTTTATAGCCATTAATAAAACAGTTCTTCATGATGTTCTCAAATTTTTTATGAGCACTTTCAATAGATCTAAAAAATATGTGCACATCTATAGCCTTATCCTCAATTCTTTTAGTGATGACAGCTAAGCCAAAGTCTATAATGTGCACAGCACTATCTTTGGATATAATTACATTACTTGTTGTTAAGTCTCCATGAACAATATCATTTTTATGAAGAAGCCCTGCATAAAATCCTATTGTTTTTGATATTCTACATAAATCTTCATTGTTTATTTTCTCGACAATATCTCTAAAATTCTCCCCATCTATAAATGTCATTATAAGAAAACAATCTTTTAAATCAACAAAAAGAGGTGTTGGAGCCTTAATACCTATTGAAAGCACTTTCCACAGTATTTTAGTTTCAAGCTCTGTTCTATATCTTCTCATCTGAATATCTAGCTCTTTTGGCATGTAGGGTTTTGGAAATCGCCATTTAATAACAGAATCTATGCCCATGAACCTTGCTTTGAATATATATGATTCTGCTCCCATTGACAATAGCTCTATAGAATCAAGAATTTTCATAATCCTAGTTCCATTATTATCAACAATTGCATAACTTTCCTTAAGCATCTTCCTAATTGACTCAGGTAACTCTATCTCCATAAAATGTCAACCTCATCAATTCTCCACCTTTGCTTAACAATAGCAGATTTTAAATCAATTGATAAACCAGCTTTAAATCCAAGCAGACCAGTCCATGCTATCATAACACCATTATCAACAGCATATTGTGGAGGTACAACACCTATAGAAGCATTATATATCTTAGCCATTTCAATGAATTTATCTTTTAGTATTGGACTTGCAGCAACACCTCCAACCAACATTATTTCTTTTTTTCTTGTATGCATTAAGCATCTAGCAGAAACCTCTAAAACACTATTATAAGCAATTTCTCTTAAGGTTAAACATATATCATTTAAGTCAACACCTCTTTTGAGCGCTCTTAACGCTGTTGTTAATAGACCTGAAAATGCTATGTCCTGCCCCTTAACAACATATGGAAAATCAGGCAAGATCTTTTTACCTTCTTCAGCACATCTATCAACAACATGCAAGCCTCCAACAACATAAGGAGGTCCTAGACCAGCTTCTCTTGCAAAAGTATCTAGAAGATTTCCTAGTGCAATATCAAGTGTTTCTCCAAAAACTCTATACCTCTTATCAAGATATGCTATAATAGCTGTATTGCCACCTGATAAATATACTGTAACAGGGTCTTTTAAACCTGTTAGTTTTAAGCCTATTTCGACATGCGCCACAGCATGGTTTACGGGAACTAGGGGCTTATTGAGATAAGCAGAAAGTGTTCTAGCAATTGTTGCGCCAACTCTTAGGCATGGACCTAGCCCAGGGCCTAGCGCTACTGCCACAGCGTCTATGTTCAATGGATTTAGAGATGACTTTGCAAAGGCGTTTTTGAGTATTTGAGGTGCTTTTTCAGCAAGAAATCTTGATGATTCTCTTGGATGTATGCCACCATGTTTTGGAATATACTGAACTCGTTCATCAGCTAAAATAAAATTCTCCTCATTATCTGTTACTACTCCAACACCAAATGTGTGTGCAGACGACTCAATACCAACAACAATCACTTTTTCCTTTCCTCAACAAATATAGTGTAGTTGCACTTTCCACAATGCCATCTAGGCTTACCAGTTCTGTGAAACGCCATTACAGAGCCACATCTTGGGCAAAGCCTATTTTTAAGTTTTATACTTCCTGTTTTATAGTCGTATTCATACAGCTGTGATCTAAATCTCTTTGTTTTTTCAGCCACTTCCTACACCTCATCTAAAACCTAGCTTTCTAATCCAAGTCTTTTGAGTATATACTTTGGCTCGACAAGTCTTATAAAATTCCTATCCAAATATATGTGTACATGAGCTTTAGAACTGCCTCTACCATACTCTGACAAAATTTTTTTCACAATTATCATATCTTCTGCAACACCATAAATAGATGCCAATATCTTCTGCAACTCCTTTCTTGAAGGTGTACCCCTTGTTACATGATCTAAATAAACTTCTAGCTCTATTCTCGACAATAACTTGTTTTCCTCCTCTCTAGTCACTGTTACAGAGAGATCATCGCTAATCTTAATTGTTTTACCGGCATAACCAAGCTTTATACCACTGCTCATAGCTTTTCACCTTAAGCACCAACCTTTATAGCATATCTCCCTGGGGTTTTTATACCTAAAAGTTTTGCTACCATGGATTTATCAGGATCTAAAACAATAACAATACCACTCCACTCAGTTGAAAATTCTTTTGATCCGCAAACTGGACATATCTCGGTTTCTGATGGCACAAGAGCTTTACATTTTATACATGCTTTAAATGCTTTAGATGACATTTTAGACATTTAGCTTCTCACCTTTAATATTTGAAAATCAACGTTAACTAGATATAGTTTGGAAAATTAATGAGTTTTTATGTAAAAAGGTGCTCATATTGAAAATACATGAGAATTGCAAAGTTATTGCATCTGAAAATGGTTTAGGAGAGAATTTTGTGAATTATTTTAGGCAACTGATTAAAATAGCTCATGAAACACCTGTTTACATAGCTATAGAGCCAGCTACAATAACTATACTAATTGAAAATGTTAAATACAGCTTAGCTATTGCACCAGGTTCTGCCATAATATGCGATAACGTTGTTGAAACATCTTTTCAATATGTTTATAAAGTTGCTGAAATTACTTGGATTGATACAAAAATTCTAGTACCATATGCAAAAAATTTTGTGTGTAGTCACAGAGTAAAGCAGCTTGACCTTGAAATAGATCTTAATGAAGAATTAGGTATACCACATATATGTATCGATGATGAATTTTCTTCTGAAAGTTTTATTGAATTAATTCGTGGAGGAGTTGCTGAATTTAAAAGGTATAACAATGTTTATGAGGGGCGCATAGAAATATCTGTTAAAAGTACACCTTTCTTCTATTTCGTTAAGGGGTTTGGTATTAAGTTAAGATATGAAAATGTAAATGCAAAGTATTTTGCATTCAACATTGATTCAAAATATGTAGCATATCTAGACGATTTAATTAAACTAGGTAATAATGATGTTATTTTGCATAGTTTTGGCGAAGGTTACATAGTCTCCTTTTATGAGATTAGCAATGTTGAGAATATGCTATATGCTCTTGCCTTGTTCTCTGCATATTTAAGAAATATTGATGACCCAAGAGCTAGAGCTTATCGAAGTAGGTTTATTTAAAAAATATTTTCATTTATTTTTAACGTGTTAATATCACGAGACTTTTTCAAGAAGATTTACCTCCACAAGCTTATCTATTATATCTGTAACGGCATTATACAGCGTTGCTATATCTACTTCTTCTTGAATAGCCTCAGCAAGACTTTCAACAATTTTTCCAACTGTTGTTTCTCCATCACACATATTCCATACATAGTAAACTGCTGGTGCTAATGCATATGCTTTTTCCTCATCTACCGCAACAATGAAATCTCCTCTGTCAATTCCTATCTCAGTTCCTTTCTTCCTATATACTTCATTCCATCTTGGATGCTGCTCAGCTGGTTGATCTTGCATCATATTTCACCTTCTTCCACCAAATCTACCTCTTCCTCTAGAGCCTCTACCAAATCTGGATCTTCCCAAAGGTTTGCCACCTTCAGCTTTAGGCATTTCCTCTGGTATTGAATCTGCAGATACAACAGCATCATCACTTAGTTTTGAAAACTCGCTATTCTTTCCAGCATTAAGCTGAACTTCTCCCTTAAATGATGTTACCCAAGCATTTTTAATTTCAATAACATCGCCAACATTGAGCAAAGATGCTTTTTGACCCCATACTACAAGTTTTACTCTTCCAGTATCGTCTCCAACAATATATTCTCCAAGAGTTCTCATACCTGCTTTTGTCTCTATGGTTCTTGTACCAAAACTCTCCAGAACTCTTACATCAATTGTTATTCCTTCCATTCCTGGTTTTAAATCTTTTACCTTTGTTACAGATTCAGGATTTGACATTCAAATCGAGCTCGTATTTGTGGGTTGAAACAGCTTTGCTTACAAAGCTTATAAGTATAGTTGGTTTGATTTGCTGAAAAACTATTTTTCTGTGAATGTTTGCTATATACTTGTGAAAAAACTTGCAGAACAGAGAAATAGACGAATATATGATAAATCTAAAGAGTCTTGAAAAAGCAAAACTTATTTATGATAAAGTTTCGGATTCTATTCATATCATTATAGAGGAGGAGGATGCTGATAAGGCTGTGCTACTTGAAAATAATATTGCCATTAGAATTAAAAATGGAAAAATAATAGAAATAACAATATATGATCTTACAAAAATACTTCAAGACTAGTTTCTAAAAATCAACTCTCTACATACCATAAAATGATCTGCAAGTTCATTGTTCTCTCCATATATTTTATGAATTTGTGAGAAACAATTTTATATGAAAATTCAATTGAATTGCTAACCGGAATCTAAAAATCGATCTTAGTCTAAACAATGTTAAGTTTTTAGCTATACATTTTGTTTAATTAGCTTAAAAATAATTCAAAATACATATTTTGTTGTATAAAAACAGTTTTAAGCTAATTAAACAAAATGTATATACGGTATAGAGATATATGAATACACAAAAAATTGTTGAAACCAGAAAGGTTCAAAGATTTGGAAAATCAACTCTTATGATATCTCTTCCATCTGAATGGGTTAAAATAGTAGATCTTAAACCATCTGATCTTGTGGTTCTAGAGGTTAAAGATGATGGTTCTTTAGTTGTTTTTCCGCAAAAGCTTGCTGAAAAAAGAATTAGAGGAAAGGAAATAAGGATTATTTTATCCAAAAATACTAATGAAGAGCTTGTTCAAAGAGCTTTATATACATCATATATAATAGGCTATGATAGAATAGTTATCGAGTATGAGAATGGTTCAATACCGCCTCATATAATGAGCAGCATAAGAACTATGGTGAGAATGTTAATAGGCGCTGAGATAGTTGCTCAGACCAAGAATTCTATAGTTATTCAGAATTTTGTTGATACAGAAAGATATAGCATTGATGGACTTGTAGAAAGAATGTCATCAACAATAAAGAGCATGCTAGACTATCTCATAACATCTATTAAAACTGGTTTAACAGAACATTTAAAGGAGATTACAGAGCTAGAATTTGAAATGGATAGAGTTCATGCTCTTGCAATTAGATATGTATATGCATTAAACATACAAAATACATCCCATTTCCTAACTGAGTACAGAGTTCTTATAAAAACTTTAGAAGATGTTGGAGATTCTCTAGCTCAAGCAGCTCAGATATTAAATGAAAAAACAGTTTTAATTGAGGTTATTAAAGAAGTTGTTGGTGATAAACTAGAGGAAATGAAACTTCACTTAAGCTATACAATAGATATGATACTGCAAGCAATAACAAATCAAGATCTTGCAATAGCAAGTAGAGCAGCTGATCTCGCAGCCGAAGCAACAAAATTTGTGAGTAGACTTGAAGCCGATGTTATTCCAAAGTACAAGTCATTGGAGGATTATTTGAAGATGAAATCCTTCTTCGAAAAGTTAATGCTTCTCTGCTTTAATTTACAAGCAGCTGCTGAGGTTGCTTTTGATATTGTTATGAGCAAGAAGGAGAATGTAATTAAACTTTCATAACCTTATTTTTTGCTTAACTGCATATACACTTTCTTCCAAAATTCAGAAACTTCAGCTAATCTCTTTAAAGACTTCTCATCAATATTTATTATTCCCTTTATAACAAGTTTTGCCAAGCATCTTCTAAGTGTTTTTCTAACAATCCATCTCTTATTTAGAGAACCAAAAAGCTTAATTGATGCTGTTCTAATGCTTTTACTTCTCATAACTTCTTCAACTACTTTTTTATCAATTTCTGAAAGCTCGTTCAGTATATATCTATGAGCCAGTTTTGCAATGTCAATAGGTTCTAGCCCCAAGTAAATATCATCTGTGTTTATCTCATTAAATCTTTTCACAACTCTAAACCTTATTATGGTCACAACATCGCTGCTAGATATCTTGGTTTTGTATATCTTTTCCAAAGACTCTAAAAGCTCATCAACTGTTTGATACCCATCCCTTTTAGCATCTTCATCAGTAAGTTCGCCAACCTTCTTATACTCAACACTTTCTATAACCGCTTTTGCAATAGGTTTTCCACCACTGTGAATTATTATCTCCTTAGATTTTGGAACAACCTTTCCAAGCCTAATAGTGGTAGTTTTTAAGCCTTTAATTATGAGTTCAGCAAACTCTTTTTTAACCATTATATGACCTCTTAAATATGTTGCCAATCTTTCACCTCAATAAGTGGCTTAATACCATGTCAAAGGCTATAAGCTATTTAGAGTGGTTAAGAAGATTTATCAGATTTAAACT
Above is a genomic segment from Ignisphaera cupida containing:
- the spt4 gene encoding transcription elongation factor subunit Spt4, yielding MSKMSSKAFKACIKCKALVPSETEICPVCGSKEFSTEWSGIVIVLDPDKSMVAKLLGIKTPGRYAIKVGA
- a CDS encoding 30S ribosomal protein S24e, translated to MSSGIKLGYAGKTIKISDDLSVTVTREEENKLLSRIELEVYLDHVTRGTPSRKELQKILASIYGVAEDMIIVKKILSEYGRGSSKAHVHIYLDRNFIRLVEPKYILKRLGLES
- a CDS encoding XTP/dITP diphosphatase, with amino-acid sequence MEIFFVTNNMNKVREAEAILKEFGIVIKPINVKKIEIQHESLDEIARIAAQNAYQEIKKPVVVEDSGLFINVLNGFPGPYSSYVYKTIGLKGILKLLEDYKEIELRKARFVAVVALALSNNVIHLFKGVTEGLISFEIRGDKGFGYDPIFIPVGSTKTFAEMSIEEKNRYSHRGKAFKELGLWLQRFCVSNKSVCS
- a CDS encoding PqqD family protein, which codes for MQDQPAEQHPRWNEVYRKKGTEIGIDRGDFIVAVDEEKAYALAPAVYYVWNMCDGETTVGKIVESLAEAIQEEVDIATLYNAVTDIIDKLVEVNLLEKVS
- a CDS encoding OB-fold nucleic acid binding domain-containing protein — encoded protein: MSNPESVTKVKDLKPGMEGITIDVRVLESFGTRTIETKAGMRTLGEYIVGDDTGRVKLVVWGQKASLLNVGDVIEIKNAWVTSFKGEVQLNAGKNSEFSKLSDDAVVSADSIPEEMPKAEGGKPLGRSRFGRGSRGRGRFGGRR
- a CDS encoding DUF2283 domain-containing protein, translating into MQNREIDEYMINLKSLEKAKLIYDKVSDSIHIIIEEEDADKAVLLENNIAIRIKNGKIIEITIYDLTKILQD
- a CDS encoding phosphate signaling complex PhoU family protein, translated to MNTQKIVETRKVQRFGKSTLMISLPSEWVKIVDLKPSDLVVLEVKDDGSLVVFPQKLAEKRIRGKEIRIILSKNTNEELVQRALYTSYIIGYDRIVIEYENGSIPPHIMSSIRTMVRMLIGAEIVAQTKNSIVIQNFVDTERYSIDGLVERMSSTIKSMLDYLITSIKTGLTEHLKEITELEFEMDRVHALAIRYVYALNIQNTSHFLTEYRVLIKTLEDVGDSLAQAAQILNEKTVLIEVIKEVVGDKLEEMKLHLSYTIDMILQAITNQDLAIASRAADLAAEATKFVSRLEADVIPKYKSLEDYLKMKSFFEKLMLLCFNLQAAAEVAFDIVMSKKENVIKLS
- a CDS encoding Kae1-associated kinase Bud32 → MEIELPESIRKMLKESYAIVDNNGTRIMKILDSIELLSMGAESYIFKARFMGIDSVIKWRFPKPYMPKELDIQMRRYRTELETKILWKVLSIGIKAPTPLFVDLKDCFLIMTFIDGENFRDIVEKINNEDLCRISKTIGFYAGLLHKNDIVHGDLTTSNVIISKDSAVHIIDFGLAVITKRIEDKAIDVHIFFRSIESAHKKFENIMKNCFINGYKDAVNENFANKIINTVKNIRLRGRYIAERKLRSEWVT
- a CDS encoding 30S ribosomal protein S15; translation: MAGKKRDKGESHSTRPARLGPPKWVRYTPDEIEAIVVELAKIGYTPSMIGIILRDQYGVPLVKSITGMKLTKILEKHGVALPVPEDLLRLMAKAVNLRRHLSEQPKDYASKRGLIETESKIKALIKYYKRVGKLPPDFEYDPERAKLLVAQYLGGVLQSSSTATSSESQSQ
- a CDS encoding 30S ribosomal protein S27ae, whose amino-acid sequence is MAEKTKRFRSQLYEYDYKTGSIKLKNRLCPRCGSVMAFHRTGKPRWHCGKCNYTIFVEERKK
- a CDS encoding ASCH domain-containing protein encodes the protein MATYLRGHIMVKKEFAELIIKGLKTTTIRLGKVVPKSKEIIIHSGGKPIAKAVIESVEYKKVGELTDEDAKRDGYQTVDELLESLEKIYKTKISSSDVVTIIRFRVVKRFNEINTDDIYLGLEPIDIAKLAHRYILNELSEIDKKVVEEVMRSKSIRTASIKLFGSLNKRWIVRKTLRRCLAKLVIKGIINIDEKSLKRLAEVSEFWKKVYMQLSKK
- the kae1 gene encoding KEOPS complex N(6)-L-threonylcarbamoyladenine synthase Kae1 — encoded protein: MIVVGIESSAHTFGVGVVTDNEENFILADERVQYIPKHGGIHPRESSRFLAEKAPQILKNAFAKSSLNPLNIDAVAVALGPGLGPCLRVGATIARTLSAYLNKPLVPVNHAVAHVEIGLKLTGLKDPVTVYLSGGNTAIIAYLDKRYRVFGETLDIALGNLLDTFAREAGLGPPYVVGGLHVVDRCAEEGKKILPDFPYVVKGQDIAFSGLLTTALRALKRGVDLNDICLTLREIAYNSVLEVSARCLMHTRKKEIMLVGGVAASPILKDKFIEMAKIYNASIGVVPPQYAVDNGVMIAWTGLLGFKAGLSIDLKSAIVKQRWRIDEVDILWR